The genomic interval ATCGATCATACAGATCGAATCCCGCATGAAAATAATCTTCGGCGTCTCACTGCTCATGGTCGGGTTGCTCATCGCTTTCCTGGTCACTGGCATGATCGCCATGGAACTACAGATGTCCGAAGTGATGCAGCAAATGACAGCGCAGTAACTTTCTTCATTGGGATCGACTTTCCCTTGTTTTACTCAACACACAACAGGAGCACCTTCATGAGCAAGCAACTGAAAACGGGCATGGCTGGAATCAGGCAACAACTCGGCATGACCCTGATGGAAATCATCGCCGCGCTGGCAATCATTGCCGCGGTCATCGTCGGCGCGCTATCGCTGTTCAACAGCGCCCAGTCGAGCAATCAGGCCGTGACCATGCTCAAGGACATCATCGCCATCCGCTCGGCGGTACAACAGCTCTACCTCGGTCAGGGTGGTTATGCCAACGCCGCAGGCGCCATCAATACCCAATTGAACGACGCCAGGAAGGCCCCATCCGACCTGATCTGGCAGGCGGGTACTACCAACTTCCGCACACCCTGGGGCGGTACACTGGACGTGGGTGCTACGGCAAACAACGCGCCCAACTTCACCATCACCCTGACGGCAGTTCCGCCGGAAATCTGTTCACAACTGGTCACCAATGCCTCGACTGGCTGGTCGCAGACTACTGTCGGTGGCACAGTCGTAGGCTCGATCGTTGGCAATGCAACGCCCTATCCAGTAACACCGGCCCGTGCCAACAACGCA from Sterolibacterium denitrificans carries:
- a CDS encoding type 4 pilus major pilin, whose amino-acid sequence is MSKQLKTGMAGIRQQLGMTLMEIIAALAIIAAVIVGALSLFNSAQSSNQAVTMLKDIIAIRSAVQQLYLGQGGYANAAGAINTQLNDARKAPSDLIWQAGTTNFRTPWGGTLDVGATANNAPNFTITLTAVPPEICSQLVTNASTGWSQTTVGGTVVGSIVGNATPYPVTPARANNACGTAAAGVNVVFTTAN